The Niastella koreensis GR20-10 genome includes a window with the following:
- a CDS encoding ArdC family protein, whose protein sequence is MTTVQQKKSSVSRQDLHQQVTDTIIEQLEKGVVPWHQPWNTPDAGLALPNNYTTDNYYRGVNILLLWTSVAKNQFCTHEWASLKQWNEKKEFVRKGEKGTRIIYYNTVEKEVDGKIEEIPFIKSSIVFNRCQLASFTIDSLEEAPQADLVTRVKKADEFIANTGADIAHHVGKAYFTPSDDKIFMPYSEFFIETSECTATEGYYSTLFHELTHWTGHSKRLNRKFGAKKGDKDYAVEELVGELGTAFLCAEHDITVLQSGEHANYIAHWLEILRNNKKCLFTAASQASKACDYLHGLQPK, encoded by the coding sequence ATGACAACCGTACAGCAAAAAAAATCATCCGTAAGCCGCCAAGACCTTCACCAACAAGTCACCGATACGATCATTGAACAACTCGAAAAAGGCGTTGTTCCCTGGCACCAGCCCTGGAATACACCGGATGCAGGCTTAGCGCTTCCCAACAATTACACGACTGACAACTATTATCGTGGTGTCAATATCCTGCTGCTTTGGACTTCCGTTGCCAAAAATCAGTTTTGCACGCATGAATGGGCCAGCTTGAAACAATGGAACGAAAAGAAAGAGTTTGTCCGAAAAGGCGAAAAAGGCACACGGATCATTTATTACAATACCGTAGAAAAAGAGGTTGATGGTAAAATCGAAGAAATCCCTTTCATTAAATCCTCGATTGTTTTCAATCGCTGTCAATTGGCAAGTTTTACGATTGATAGCTTGGAGGAAGCGCCACAAGCGGATCTTGTTACCCGTGTTAAAAAAGCTGATGAGTTTATCGCCAATACAGGCGCAGATATTGCCCACCATGTTGGAAAGGCTTATTTCACGCCGTCAGATGATAAAATCTTTATGCCTTATTCCGAGTTCTTTATTGAAACGTCGGAATGTACTGCTACCGAAGGCTATTATTCAACCTTGTTTCATGAGTTGACCCATTGGACAGGTCATTCAAAACGCCTCAACCGAAAATTCGGTGCTAAAAAAGGGGACAAGGATTATGCCGTCGAAGAACTAGTTGGCGAGCTTGGCACCGCCTTCCTATGCGCAGAGCATGACATCACCGTTCTGCAAAGTGGCGAGCATGCCAACTATATTGCTCATTGGCTGGAAATTCTCAGAAACAATAAAAAATGCCTCTTTACTGCTGCAAGTCAAGCATCAAAGGCGTGTGACTATTTGCACGGCTTGCAACCGAAATAA
- the mobF gene encoding MobF family relaxase, with product MIRMIQVKSAAHAEDYFNDAFLQGDYYINDQEYPGAFHGKVANRLGIAGPTTKEAFHSLCWNINPATGETLTQRTSDSRTVYYDINYHCPKSVSTAYAVYGDERIPAVFQESVHETMQDIEADGQTRVRKNGQNENRPTGELLWGSFLHLTARPVDDDTNPDPHIHSHCTVLNATWDDTEQVYKAGQFRDIKRDMPYYQERFYKRLADKLTALGYTIRRTATAFELEGIPQPVIDLFSKRNAAIKRIAKENNITDAAELDQLGAQTRAKKRKDISLAELKQDWLRQVAELNLDDGKNSGDPVTLVVSVTPQQCIDHALSQCFERASVAHDRRILAAAYRYGLENSCLSLDDITQAFHQDSRIVTIQDGQKIMCTTHEVLAEEKRMVDLAIAGKGQLTPLYRMVPPLDVAGDQATAVTHVLTTLDRVSNVQGGAGTGKTTTLKELVKHINGTGIKSVLVAPTASASRGVMREEGFKEADTVARLLVDTEMQNALQDGCLIVDEAGLLGIKDMTALLRLVTEKNARLILFGDTRQHPSVVRGDALRILNTVAGIKAAEINKIYRQRHDGYRKAVEDIAVGNITSAFERLEEFNAITEIEADQLNGQLVNEYMQAINQGKTALVVSPTHQQGEAVTAELRNALRANGTIGQHDIPVTRYINLNYTDAEKADGRMYQPGFAVQFNQNMPGITRGTVCQVSNVSGDTFTVVDPAGNALPLPLDKAHQFTVYRKTVIPLAIGDSVTITRGSSDRTGKRLNNGQSLKVVSVDEGSDIILINPTTKVEYRVSPEFGHLNHGYTTTSHGAQGRTTDEVYIAMPASTFPASNMKQFYVSVSRARDKVHLYTDDKAALMEQVSQIGDRQSALELLGPTELSQFVARQWAYLESPPPQLTLAPESQSPAIERPVRPYAPKPVIQ from the coding sequence ATGATCCGCATGATTCAAGTTAAATCCGCCGCCCATGCCGAGGACTATTTCAACGATGCGTTTCTGCAGGGTGACTATTATATCAATGACCAGGAGTACCCAGGGGCGTTTCACGGCAAGGTTGCAAACCGCTTAGGAATTGCGGGGCCGACGACAAAAGAGGCGTTTCATTCACTGTGCTGGAATATCAACCCGGCTACAGGTGAGACACTTACGCAGCGCACCAGTGATAGCCGCACCGTTTACTATGATATCAATTATCATTGTCCCAAATCAGTTTCCACAGCCTATGCGGTTTATGGCGACGAACGTATTCCTGCCGTGTTTCAGGAATCCGTTCATGAAACCATGCAGGACATTGAAGCAGACGGACAAACACGGGTCCGCAAAAACGGCCAGAATGAAAACCGCCCTACAGGTGAATTGCTATGGGGCAGCTTTTTACACCTGACTGCCAGGCCCGTTGATGATGATACAAACCCCGATCCGCACATACATTCTCATTGCACCGTACTCAATGCGACGTGGGATGATACGGAGCAGGTATATAAAGCAGGGCAATTCCGCGATATAAAACGCGACATGCCGTATTATCAGGAACGCTTTTATAAGCGACTAGCCGATAAGTTGACGGCGTTAGGTTACACTATTCGCCGCACCGCCACCGCCTTTGAACTGGAAGGCATACCACAGCCAGTCATTGACCTGTTCTCTAAAAGAAATGCAGCAATCAAACGGATTGCCAAAGAGAACAATATTACAGATGCCGCAGAGCTTGACCAGCTTGGCGCACAGACCCGCGCCAAAAAGAGAAAAGATATTTCTTTGGCTGAATTGAAACAAGATTGGTTGCGACAGGTTGCTGAGTTGAACCTGGATGACGGCAAAAACAGCGGCGATCCTGTAACGCTGGTTGTATCGGTCACGCCTCAACAATGTATTGACCATGCGCTTTCACAATGTTTTGAACGGGCATCTGTCGCGCATGACCGCCGCATTTTGGCCGCTGCTTATCGCTATGGCTTGGAAAACTCTTGCCTATCGCTTGATGACATTACCCAGGCATTCCATCAGGACAGCCGTATTGTTACTATTCAGGACGGCCAGAAAATTATGTGTACCACTCATGAGGTACTGGCTGAAGAAAAAAGGATGGTTGACCTTGCCATTGCCGGCAAAGGCCAGCTTACCCCTTTATATAGAATGGTGCCGCCGCTTGACGTTGCAGGCGATCAAGCCACCGCCGTTACCCATGTATTGACGACATTGGATCGAGTATCGAACGTTCAAGGCGGAGCTGGAACGGGTAAAACCACAACGCTAAAAGAACTGGTCAAGCATATCAATGGCACCGGAATAAAGTCCGTTCTTGTGGCGCCGACAGCCAGCGCCTCGCGTGGCGTCATGCGAGAGGAAGGTTTTAAAGAGGCTGATACTGTTGCACGCTTGTTGGTTGATACTGAGATGCAAAACGCCCTGCAGGACGGTTGCTTGATTGTTGATGAAGCCGGGCTATTGGGAATAAAAGATATGACGGCCCTGTTGCGATTGGTGACGGAGAAAAACGCGCGACTGATATTGTTTGGTGACACGCGCCAGCACCCCAGTGTTGTGCGTGGGGATGCATTGCGTATTCTCAATACCGTTGCCGGAATTAAAGCGGCAGAGATCAATAAAATTTACCGCCAGCGTCATGACGGTTATCGCAAAGCCGTCGAGGATATTGCAGTGGGTAATATCACATCGGCCTTTGAACGCCTGGAAGAATTTAACGCCATTACCGAGATTGAAGCCGATCAACTGAACGGACAACTGGTAAACGAGTACATGCAGGCGATCAACCAGGGCAAAACCGCCCTTGTTGTTTCTCCGACACATCAACAGGGTGAAGCCGTCACCGCTGAACTACGAAACGCCCTGCGAGCCAATGGAACTATTGGCCAGCATGACATACCTGTAACCCGGTATATCAATCTCAACTACACCGATGCAGAAAAAGCCGATGGCCGCATGTATCAACCAGGTTTTGCCGTACAGTTCAACCAGAACATGCCCGGCATTACCCGTGGCACTGTTTGTCAGGTCAGTAACGTGTCAGGTGATACCTTTACCGTTGTAGATCCTGCCGGAAATGCTTTGCCTTTGCCGTTGGATAAGGCTCATCAATTCACCGTCTACAGGAAAACTGTCATACCTCTAGCAATCGGTGACAGTGTGACCATTACACGCGGCAGTAGTGACCGCACAGGCAAGCGACTAAATAATGGCCAAAGCCTGAAAGTTGTTTCCGTGGATGAAGGCAGCGACATCATATTGATAAACCCCACCACCAAAGTTGAATATCGTGTAAGCCCTGAGTTTGGCCATCTCAATCATGGTTATACAACCACGTCCCACGGGGCACAGGGACGTACCACTGATGAAGTATATATTGCGATGCCAGCCAGCACCTTTCCTGCCTCAAACATGAAACAATTTTATGTGTCCGTGTCACGCGCCAGGGATAAGGTGCATCTCTACACGGACGATAAAGCTGCCTTGATGGAGCAAGTCTCACAGATAGGTGACCGACAATCGGCGCTTGAATTATTGGGGCCGACTGAACTCAGTCAGTTTGTGGCAAGGCAATGGGCCTACCTGGAATCACCGCCACCACAACTAACCCTCGCCCCAGAGTCACAATCACCAGCTATCGAAAGACCTGTAAGACCGTATGCACCCAAGCCAGTCATTCAATAA